The following nucleotide sequence is from candidate division KSB1 bacterium.
AATGGCGTCTCTTTTTCAACCCGTCCCGCAGAGCCTGCGACAGCGTTTCGGCCGTTGTTACTGCCTCTTGCGAAAGCTTCAGCGCCGCATCCTCCAGACCATCCGAAATTGCTTTGATAGTTGACATGACCTGCAAAAGACGCCCCTGGCCATAGAACCGGACTTCCGACAAACCATATTGCCTGCGGACGGCCAAACCGTTCCTCCCGCGCCAGGTGTGCCCCGACAACCTGGCGAATTCGCCGTAAGAAAAGCACAGCATCCTCCTGGGTTGCCAGCAAAGTCAGACGCTCCGGATCGCAACGGGTTACCTAAACTTGGCACTCCACCAACCGCCAAGTTTCCCGAGCTCCAACGAGCCACCCTATCCAATGGTCTAAAGATTGTTTTGGCGGAACGTCATTCCGTACCTATGGTCAACTTTAATTTGCTTGTTGATGCCGGTTACGCTGCCGATCAATTTGGCAAACCCGGAACCGGAAGCCTGGCTGTAGATATGTTGGATGAAGGGACCAAAAATAAAACCGCCTTGGAGATTAGCGATGAGCTATGCGGAGAGTAGTGGAACGGCTGATGTGCCTATCCTGAGACTTGTCATATCTGTTTTGAAATTCCACATGTGTTAATCTATCTGGTGCTTTCGATCCGGCTGCTTATCTTATCCACGGTTGA
It contains:
- a CDS encoding insulinase family protein, which translates into the protein MPAKSDAPDRNGLPKLGTPPTAKFPELQRATLSNGLKIVLAERHSVPMVNFNLLVDAGYAADQFGKPGTGSLAVDMLDEGTKNKTALEISDELCGE